The Bdellovibrio bacteriovorus DNA segment TTTAGCCAGGGAAAATAAATCGACGTGAGCGCTAAAACTGCAGAGTCATTTCATAAACTTTATGAAGTCCATGCCACGAAAGTGCGTGGTCTTCTTTTTCGTTTAGCGGGAGAAGGTCCTTTGAAGGATCTCACGCAAGAAACGTTTATGAAGGCCTGGGAGTATCGAGATAAGTTTCGTGGCGAAAGTGAAGCTTCGACCTGGATCTTTCGAATCGCCTATAACTGTGCCGTCGATTATCTTCGTAAGAATAAAAAATTAGAAGAGCTTCCAATCATCGAAGTGGAAAACTCTTTAGAGTCTGATCTTTCCAACCGTCAACTGGTGGATCTTATGCTTTCCTCTTTGAGCATTGAGAATCGCGCCGTTGTCGTTTTGTTTTATCTGGAGGATCAGAGCATTAAAGAAATATCTGAAGCGCTCAGTATTCCGGAAGGTACGGTGAAGTCGCGCTTGAGTCAGGCGCGCACGAGGATGACTGAACTCATGGCCAGAAAAGGAGTGCAAGTATGAATGATAAATCTTTAAAGGACTTTTTAAAGGCTCACGCCAGTAAAGCTCCCGAAGCGGATTATGCGGAGTCATCTCGCATCTGGGCTCATATTCAGGCAGAAAGACCGCGACGTATTGCGTGGATCTTATTTCCTACTTTGATGACATCTTTAGTAGCTGTGGTGTTCCTGCGATTTGAAACAGCGCCTTCGCAAATGAATGAAGAAGAAGTCTATCTTCAGCAGGAGTGGGCCGAGATGCAAAGTGAAGTCGATTCGGAAATAGATCAAGAATTTGTCACGGTATTTGAAAAATAAAAAAGACCTGACTTTATTAAGCCAGATCTTTTTTATCGTCAGCTATCAAAGATTATTCAATCGTTGATAAAGCCTCACGAAGTTTCGCCTCATCTTTGACCCCAATAAAGATCAATTCGGCGCGACGATCCGAATCTTGCATGCCGGTAGAATCGGCAGTTCCTTTACCGACAGCGGCGACATCGACATCATCTAAACCATTTTGTTGTAAGATGGAACGAACCTGTTCGGCACGTTGTTCAGACAGTTGTTGGTTGAATTGTTCACTTCCTGTAGAATCGGCGTATCCGTGGATTTCAACTCGATCATAGAGGTCTTTATTTTCCTCGAGGACACCGGCGATGCTAGCCAGTTTCTCTTTATCTTCGGGAGAGACCGTGGCTTTAGCTGTCGGGAACTCGATATTGGATTCATCTTCAACTAAGGCTGTTAAGCCAACGGCTCCCAGGGCGGCAGCGGGTTCAACATCCGCGACAGGACGAGCAGGTTCGACAACCTCTTCAACGATAGTTTCTTCAGTCTCGACAGGATTTTCTGTTGTTCTGACCGAAGTTCTGTACGCCGAAGGGTTCCAACCGATTTGCAAATCAATCAAATACATGTAGACGTTATTATCTACAGTATTTGTCATCGCCATCGCGCGGGCTCCTAAGCGGGCTAACCAACTTGGTGAAAGATTGAATTCTTTCAAAGCTTGCAAGCCAACGAAGTGCGCGTCCCCTTGATCGGCGCCTAAGTCCTGACCTTGTTCATAAAATTGGTTGCCTACGACACCGGCTTGCCAACGTGTACTATCCCAGCGATAGCGAGCCGCAAATTCCAACGCGCCACCTGTCATGGCTGTGTCTTCATTGTCACCAGCTTGTGAGAATTGTTGGTTGTTCACCCCGTAACCTAGGTCAAAAACCACGGGGGCCTGTAGGTACCAGGAACCTAATAATTTGAGTGTTGCGGGTGTTCCTTCCGCGGAACCATCTTCGTCATATCCAGTGTAACCACCACCTAGCCCAATGAAGGGTAAGAGGCCTCGGGGAGCTGTTTCAGCTTCTTCTCGAGTGAACTCCATCGTACTGGATGTTGACTCTTGGTCTGCTTGATTCGCGTAAGAAAAGGAACCAACGCATAGTATTGCAGTGAGGATCAGTGTTTTCATGGTAGTCTCCTTTTTTGTCAGCTTTAGTATTTACCTCTCATGCACAGAATCAAATTTTCACAGGCCTAAAGAATGTAGGTTTGTCGAGATAAATGACGCAGACTAGGCATCTGTCCCAAAAAGAAGTTACCGCGGCGTAATTCGATCCTGGTCTTAATCTGAAACGTCTTGGGATCGTCATGGCGCATAGAATTTGACCTTGTCGGTTGCCCTGCTACAGTGAAGAAGCAGAACTCGTGGAGGATGTATGCGTAAGTTACTTCTAGTATGTGCAGTGTTCGCTGTTGCAGCCTGTTCATCAAAACACAAAGCAAAAGACATTGATACGACCGTAGGTATGTCAGCACCCGTGCGTGGTGATTCCGTCGTCGGCGTGAAAGACGGAGATATGGTGTACCAACGCAAAGTCGTCATGAGCGAAGAGCTTCGCCGTCTAGAGTTAGATGTGTACGATTTAGAAGCGAAGGTCCTGGGTGGCCCTCGATACCTAGACAATCGTGGCCTTTACGGAGTTTTGCGCGATTGCAGAGTTTCGCTTGGCAGTGTGGAAAACAGTGGGGATGGCAAAGTACGTTGGACGGAATCAAGACAGTATGTTACTCCGGATGATGATTTTTCATCCATCGGTGTGGAAGATAAAAAACGTATCGTCGGAGTTTCTGAGGAGTATTTAAAAGACCGTTTGGCGCGCTTTAAAGACTACAAAAACACTTTAGAAAAGCGTCAGGACGAGTACGAAACAAAAGTGAAAGTCTGTGAATTGGAGCTGGCAGCGCAAAAGAAAAAAGGTAAAGCCTCAGCTGCTAACAACGAATAATTATTCAAAAGTGATTTCTTTTTCCCAGGGAGGAAGCTTCTTGGGAAGAAGAAGGTTGGGACTTCCAGTCCAAAAAAATGATCTAAAATAGTGTGACATCGTCGCACGCAGTTCTTCTCTGGATTTTTTATTTTCTTTGGTCCAAGCAAAGCGCGCGAAATTTTCTTTTTCAGTTTCGAAGTTACCTAAGTAAAACATAGCGTCCATTCCGTGAACCGCGCCGAAAACTTCCTTCCAAGGGGAAGGGGTCTGCTTCCATTTAAAAGTGTATTTATAGACGTTGTCCTGATGAGTGCGCATAAGATGCGAAAGAGCGTCTGTGGTTTGAGACATTGCAAGACTTCCTGACGCCGTTGTTGCACGATAAGTGTTGGCGTCAACCTTGATTAAATCATGCACTGAAAGATCCGCCGGCGAGTTTTGAATCAGATTCCAAAGTTCCGTGGCAGAAGGCTTTAAGAAGTAGCTGCCAATAAGATAGGTGGCTTCATCGTCCGTAGAACCTATTATTAAAGGAACCTGGTGGTACTTTCCTAAAACGGTCTCTTGGAGGCCCACCGGAAAAACAAAATCGTCCACGAAATGTTGAAGAGGGACCGAATAATGTTGAGCACGAATGATTTCGTCTGTGCTCAAAGAAGACATAAATTTTCGGAGCCATTCACGGCTTCTAGTTTTCAGGAAGTCAGCGGCTTCGTCTTTGGAATCGACAAGTCCTCTATTCAGGATCAGAGTTTCCAAAAAATCTGTGGCGCGGGACTCAGCAAGCTTCCGAGGATAAATATTCGGGAGACCTGCAGAGCACACCGCTTTATGAAATAGATTCTTTGCAAGGGGCGTTTGCAAAAGTCCCCAGACATTCATACACCCAGCGGATTGACCCATAATGGTTACGTTATTGATATCGCCGTCAAAGTGTTCAATATTTTTTTGCACCCAGGTTAAAGCACTGACTAAATCCAAGGTTGTGAAATTTCCGGACCGGTCCCATTTATTTCCATCTAAATAGTGAGAAGATATTGCCCCCAGAAGTCCTAAACGATAATTGACGCTAACGAATACGACATGAGCGCTCGCGGCTAAATAGGATCCATCATACAGAGGGTCCGATGCTGTTCCTTTAAAGTTAGACCCACCGTGAATCCAAAAAACGACGGGGAGTTTTTCTTTGGAAGCTTTCGGTTTCCATACATTAAGGTAAAGACAATCTTCGTTCCCTACGGGAACTCCGAATTGTGAAGAAGGAACATTTGAAAAGTAGTTGCCGATCTGAGGACAGACGGAGGGAAGCTCCTTGGCCTTTAAATTTGCCTTCCACGCCCTCACGGCCCGAGGTGCTTTCCAACGAAGATGGCCCACGGGTGGGGAGGCATAAGGAATTCCTAGAAATGCTTCGGTATCATAGGCCCCGAAAGTCCCTTCAAGTTGGCCTGTGCTAATTTGCAATCGGGGAGAAGCGATTGTTTGGAGTCCTATCATCATTGTGGAAAGCACAAATAAAAAAAGCTTCATAGTCTTTTAATACTTTGAAGCTTTCTAACGATAAAGTTTAATAACTGTAAGAAACTTACTTACCACTCTAGGTGTGTAAGCATCTACAATCGCGCCCACATTAGGATGCGTTTGAACGGATAGAAAAAAGGTTTGTCATCAGGAAGTTCGTGAAAAAGGCGCTCTTTGTATTCTTCCGTAAAATCGGAAAAATCATCTGCAGAGAGTCTGCTTTGGAAGTAAGTGAGCAGGCTTCCTTTCACCCAACTGATGACATCTTCACGTGAGTTCATAACGTGGGCATAAACTCGTTGAAGGACTTTCTGCTCTTTAAAGCCCAATCTAAAAAGAAGGGTCGCGTAAGCTTCGGGAGTCAACATGGTCAGATGTTGTTTGTAGGATTCCCCTTGCAAAAGTTTTAACCACTTTTCTTCTTCGCTCATGCGGACGGCAAGAATATGTGTCGGATAGTCGTGATTCATTGGCATTTGAACGGCGAGCTGTCCCTGAGGTTGCAAAGAATCTTTGAGCTCTTTGTAAAGGGCCGGATGATTCTCACACCATTGAATTGCCGCGTTTGAAAATATCAAATCAAACTTTCCGTGTTGCCCGATGTTTTCAATGGATTCTTTTTTAAAATGCAAACCTTCGACAGAAATATTTTTCGCCTTTTCTAGCATCGCATCTGAAGTATCAAAACCCAAAGTTTCTTGAGCATGCATCGTCCGATGTAGAGTTTCGGTCAAATCCCCGGCGCCGCAGCCGAGGTCCACCACGCGTCGTAGGGAAGTTTTACTGTCCACCATTTCCATCAGATCGAAGAAGGGCTGAGAACGTTCGTTAACGAATTTATGATATTGCTGGGGATTCCAAGTATCTTTACTCATAGACAATGTCCTTGGTTTCAGTGATACTTCCATCATGCCTCATATTCGCATGCGCGCAATTAAAACCGAAGTTGTAAGCCAAATGAGTTTTGAACTGCCAAAAATCTTGGCGGCAGAGATGAGTACCTCTGAAGATAATTTCACTTTCGAAGCTGTTGCGACTCAATTTTTCAATATGGGAAAAGCCGACGCTTCTTATCCCTTTATCGAAGTTCTGTGGTTCGCGCGTTCACAAGAAGTGCAGAATCGCTGTGCCGAAATTATTACTACAAAAGTAAAAGAAGCGATGAAGTGTGACGATGTCGTCGTTGTGTTTCAAGTTTTGGAAAAAACAGCGTATTACGAAAATGGAAAACATTTCTAAGGTTCTTTGATCCAAGGTTGAGGACGGCGCAGTCCTTCGTATTCTTGTGTTGGCCAGCGCTCGTCAACAGTAAGGATTTCTAGACCTTTATCGTTTACTAATATCGTATCTTCAATTTTTGCTCCTGGCAGTGTTGGGTTCCACGCGACCGCGCAAGAATCAAATATGCGAAAGTCTTCTGGCGACTCGGGGCGCGCCACGTGTTCCCGGGAAAGATACCCTGTGAGCCCTCCTTGATGATGGCGATGAACCTCTTCCGGATATCCGCGCTGAGTGTAACTACTCTTTAAAACTTGATACAAAGAACTCATACTTGGTTTTTTCAGACACGCTTTTAAGACGGCGTTTTCGACTTCCATCACATGTTGATGATGCCGCTTTTCTTCGTCTTTCAGTTTGCGAAAGTAAACGAAGCGGGTGAGATTTGCATAAAGCCCTCCTTGGCGGGCGCAGAACACCATCATGGCGGCGTCACCGATTTTTTCTTCAGTCGCGATAGGATGGCGATAAATCTGCATGCGTCGATGACTGCCCACCATGACCAATGTGGGATCGATTCCTCGGCGAAGTAAAGAACGCGCTCCTTCAGAAGCGACGTCAAACTCAGTCCACTCAGGTGTCGCAAAAGAAAGCGCTTCCGTCATGGCTTCTGCGGCGTCTTTTCCTAGTTTCCGATAACGTTCTACCTCGTCATCACCTAAGGTCATTTTTGCCTTGTGAAAGTCAAAGTGCAGCGGAAGTTCTCGACTGGAGGGGCGATCCGAAGCACATCGCGAAATCTTTAAGTGTTGATGAACGAAGTCTTGGGAGGAGTTGATATTTTCCCAAGGAAATGCCAATAGTGCGAAAATCGGTGGCACTTCCTCATTGAGAAGCCTTTCGCGCTCAATAGCATCGGTAAGAACCCAGGCTTTTTCTTGTGTTATAAGAACTTCAGCGACACCGACTTCGGAAGTATAGATGACGACGCTATTTCCGCCACCGGTGACCCAGCTAAACCAGTCTACACCTTTTAGTAAGACGGCCTCTAAGTCATGAGCCTTCATGAGCTCGCGCACAATGTCGATTTTTCTGACCGCCTCACTCATAGAGTTAGGATCGGCCAGCCCGTCCGCACAAACAAGTTATTGGAATACCGGCTGCAATAACACAGTTCGACGGAAGCGATCTAAATAGCTATGACCTTGATACTTCCCAATCTCGGGACCCCAAAATTCACTTTGTTTTTGGTGCCTAAAGGTCGGGTGACTGAGCTCTAGCATGTTGGATATATTTGTTGTCACCCAAATTTTTTCGTCTTTTGTTAACTTACGAAGCTGTCCTATGTACTCGGCTTTTCGTCCAATTAAATGATCTAGAACATAGATCAGATCTTTTGCTTGGTCACTCAAAGGGTAAGGTTTTCCAAACGGTGTGGTGCCTTTTTTAATTCCATAAGACAATTTGTAGGCACGATCTTTAACTTGCGATCGAGCGTCCGAAACAGAGTTTTCATAGTGGTCGTGGAAACGCCCTCCACCGGGTAAAAGATATTCGAGATTATTGATATTAGAAGCGGCTGTCAGGATGTCATGAATAGCTTCTTTTGATATTTGCCAGCGCATGGTGCCTTCGATCTCAGGATATGCTCCGAGCTCATCGGGCATCACAAAGCGGATATATCTATTAGATCCTGAACGAGAGTTAAAAAACTTTTTGAAATCGTTTTCAAACTCTTTACGAGTGCAGTAATTATCAAACATCGAAAGTGTGATCATCACTTCCATTTCAGAAAAAGTTTTACTACCGGCACCTACAACACCTTCAAAAGCTAGATTCACATATTTTCCTTCACCCCAAAATTCACCGACGAAGTTAACGGCAGGCTCCGCCAGTCCGCCTTTGACTTTGTCGTTCCAGATGCGACTTAAAGATCGATCATAGGTGTCAGTTTTGTGAGCGACATAAAGTTTTTGACCATTGACCGTCAACTCGCTGACGCCAGAGTTTCTTCCACGATTCCAAACGAAGAAGGCAAAGTGGGAGTTTTTATTTCTTGCGGACTCCGTCCATTCGTGTGGTTTCACGAGGCGAGCCAGAGTGCTAAAGTCATTATCTATGAGAGCTGAATCGAAGGACTCTTGCAATTGTGCTTGTCCCAAAGGGTCTTCATTAAGAGTGTCTACGCGATAGATTTTATATGTGCGCTGAACTTTTTCAGCTCGAAAATTCGCTGCTAAACGCACGTAGGTGCGAACGTCCAGACCGGTTTGGAAAGAGGCGACGTCGACATAGTCTGTTGAAATTTCGAATAATGTGGGGTGCGGCTTTGCGAAGTACAGAGTCTTCACCGAGGCATAGCTCAATCCTAAAAGGGCGGCTTCAATTTGAATATCTTCGATGACCTTTAATTTAGTTTTTCCCACTGAAGCCCCGATAGAGTGGGTGACTTGCAGTTGCTCACCGATTCCCAGGGAACGACGAATGTCTAAAATACTAAAGGGATTTAACAAGGCAAAGAAACGGCTCGTTCCCACCTCTTTCATCGTCGAAACACTATGCATGTATTCAAAGGTGTAGGTGTAATACAAACCTACGGGGGTCGTGATTCTGTCTGAAACCAGGCCAATAGGGATGCTGATGCTGAGTTTGTCTTTAAGAAGATAGCGTTTTTGCCCAGGTCCAAGTTCGGGATTTACACTGACACTTCGAGAAGCATCATAACCGATATCGCCATGAACAGTGGCGTGACCTAAATCGATGGTGAAGTTTCCCGCGTTTTCATAAGTCGCCGGATTAAAAATTTGGAGAAAGCGGTTTTGAAGATAGTTGATTGTATAGACGACTCCAGCCTGCAGGGGCGTGAAACGATTTCCTAAAATCGGAAGAGTGTTTTCTGGATATTCTTGTGCGCCTTCTTTAAGAAAGCCCTTTTCACTAATGTATTCTGGATAGCTTGCCGCCAAAGATTCTTTTGAAAGTACAGGATGAAGGGAATAACCTTCCTGATCTAAGTTAAAATCAGTCATCATTTTATTCAGGCGAGATTTAAACTTTTCGGCGTAAAGTTTCGCAGCGGGTTCCGGGAAACCCGAAGTCGCCATAATAGCATCAATCTGTGCGGTGCTGATGCGAGCCAAGCGACGGGCTAACCATTTCACATCGCTATAAGTGGTGTCTTTCCATGTGCGAGAATTAAATACAGAGAACCAGAATAAACGAACCTGTCCATCGCTCCGTTTCGTGAATTCCCAGGTAAATTCATTCACGGCTCCTACATTCCCTAACATCGCAGGAAGCCCTAGGGCAGAGCTTGTATCAGAAATGAAGAAAATAGGAAGCCAGCCTCGCGCTTCATCTTTAACGGCGTCGACACGAGCCTGATACTCAAACTGGTCTTGTAAAGAAATCAAGGCATTATAAAGTACCATCGCGCGATATTCGCGGCGATTGCGAAGGCCATTGTCTCCCATGCGGAAAGGACCCATTCGACGGTACTCTTCTTTATCGGGATAAGCCTCTAAGGTCACGTTTTTCAGAATGACTGCGTTTTCACCGACGATCCGCTCAACGTGAGTGATGGCGCTTCCCATTTCTGTTCCGTGGACACGCTTCCACTGAGTCACCAATTCTTCAAAACTAACATCACCCAGTTCCAACTTGATATGGCGGCGGAAAGTGGTGGGGTTGGCTGGATAACCAATGATTCGCGCAAGATGATTTACGACCGAAGCATTGTAAGCTTCAAATCCGACACGCAAGGTGACGTCTTTCTTTTTAGGCTTTCCTTTTTTGTTCAGTTCATTTTCATCAAACCAGTGCGTTTTAAATTTAATCGTTCCATTCCCCATTCTTTCATAGTGAAAAACGGGAAGTTCAACATCAGGGGCCGGGAAGAACTTTTTATTCCAATACACTTCGGCGTACGGATCGTAAGCTTCAACCTCATTATCAGTCCAGATCGGTGAAGAGGGCGGGTTTAATAAGCTGATGTCTCCGCCGGATGCTTTGAATTTCGCTAACGCCGTCTGTGTGGCGAACTGACCGTTGAGAAGCAAATTACTGGCTTGAGTCTGGCCCTGCTCATTCACGGGAAATTCAAAAAAGTTTTCGATTAAGTTTTTTGCGCGATCGATGGCATCTGTAAATAGCGTTTTAGGGTAAGGTGTGTATCCTGCTCCGATAAACAGAAGAATGAGTTCGACCTTCTCATGAATTTGAAGGGGCGTCATCTGAGGATAGCGGTTTTTAAGATCTTGAGTGTGCTCGATCGCAAAAATCAGCGGAGCAATGGTTTCTGCTTCTTCTGTTTGGGCTTCAAGACCTTCTTTCTCTGCCCTGTCATTTTCATAGCCATGCACCAAGATAAGGTTGGCTTTACGATTCATTTTCGCCGAATCCATTAAAAGAGATTTTTGAAATTCTAGGAACTGCAATAAGCTATTCAGTTTTACGGAACTGATTTTTCCGTCTTCGTAAAAATATTTACGGCGGTACTTGTTGAGAACGGGATCGTGTCCTTGTTCAATAATTCCTTCAGATGGGGAATAGGGGCTCCCGGCATAGGCGGGGAATGCGGAAATCGCGACTAAGACACAGAGGATCGATTTTACGAACGTCATATCAATTACCTTATGGAAAGTGAAAGACGACGTCTTAGTGGTTGTTTATGTAGAATGCCAGTTGCGAAAAGATCAGGTTTGTTACTAGAACGAAATACTGTTCTTAAAGAGACTCAGGCTTGAATAATTTGCGACGAGTGACGTTGCGTCCAGATAATATAAAAACACCATCTCCAGTATAGTGAAAAGTTTTTGGGTATTTTGGAGGCTTCGCCGCAGGGGCTTTTACCACTTCATACCTCTCCTTTAAAGCTTCTTGATTTCGTCATAGCCTCTTCCCGTAAATTCGATCAGGCAAAAGCCGTGGCCGAAAGGATCTGAAAACGTGGCGAGCTTGCCATAGGGTTCGATACGAATGTCGGTTTCTAATTTTGCACCGGCACTCAACACTTGTTTTTTGCTTTCAGCTATTGATGAAACGACAAAGTCCAAGTGAACCGGACTCCAGTGTCGAGAATAATTCCGCCCCGCCATGGCTCCGGGGTAAGGAAGGGTTCCTGTCTCGTTTTCTAAAAGAAAAAGGGAGAAGGAACTGCCGATAAGTTCAATAAATTTAGAGTCGAAGCGACGGCCTATTTTAAATCCCAAAGCTTCCGTATAAAACTTCACGGCCCGTTCTGAGTTGTCGACGTCGATATTTATTAATATATCTTGTAACATTCTTCACTCCCGTAGCTATGTATTCTAGGGAGTGAAGATGCGGAACCCAAGTTACTACTTCGAAACGATGAACAGCGCGTTTATTCGCAGATCAGAGCTTCTGTTTGACGAACACTTAAAACTGGGTTTTCAAGTTTTGCCGTGATTTCAGTGTCGACAAAATTCATATCGAAACTTTGACCAACATAGCGAGTGTACGAATCAACCAGAACACCTTGGTCTGTAGCTTTTACTTCGCCATTTACGAAAATCACTAGATCAATAATGTCTGTGTTTTCTTGAGGAATTCCGTAAATGAGTAAAGCAGAGTCGGCCGTAGGAAGGCTTCTGCATGTGAAAAGCGTCGAGCTATCCGCCAAAGCAGACTGTGCAAATAGCGCCATCAAAATTGCGGGGATCATTGTTTTTAGTTTCATGTGATTTCCTTTCATGAAGGGTTGTTGTTTTGTTGTGAACCCTTCATACGACAGCTTCTGCAAAGGCTCCAGAAATCCTGACACAAACTGTGTCAGTCACCGCCACGTGTACAATTTAGAATAGCTAGGTCCAAAATGAAACTTTGACCAACAAAAGTAGTTCCATCTTCGCTGATATGACCTGAATCTTGGTGAAGAAGTTGCCCTTGCCAAAAAACCAGAACTTGGACTTCTGAGGGTGCGTTGTCTAATCCAATAATGGTCAATGCCTTATTTTTATCTATACATTTGAAAAGCATAGATTGGTCACCGCCACCTTCTTTAAAGCGATGAATGCGGGCAAGGGCCGAAGAGGAGGCAGCAAAAATAAGAGCCGCTAAAGTGATTTGACGTAGAACCATAAAATTCAACCTTTCAATTTAGTGAGTGGAAAAAAACTGATTTGAATCTGAAAAACTTCTTTGCTTTTTTTAGGTTTAAATTCGCGGGCGAAGGCCCGTCTAAATTCCGTAATTCTCTGTGCCGCCTGAGGCAGATCTTCGGGATCGAAACAAAATGTGGCCGAGGTGTGATTGCGTCGATCCAGCGGCACTTCTTGCACGGTCTTTTTTGAAAGCTCTAAAAGTTGACACTGGTAAGTCCTAGCTGCATCGGAAGTTTGCCTAGGAGTCAGATGGGTCAATTCACCGTTGTCCGAGGTGTCGAGCCACTGTCCTTGCGAAGTTTTCTTTAGAAGCTGAAGATTAAAAAGTCGCTCAACGGCAATATTGGCCTCTGTGCGCGTGATACCCAAGCGTTGGGCGATCCAGGCAATGTTAGGTTGAAAACCGTCGACATGAGTTAACTCCAAAATGGCATAGTGGTACCAATCCGCAATAGCCGCAAAGGTATCCAGGGTGAGGTTTTTCGGTTCGCGTTCCTCGGGAAAATCTTCGCTGGGAAGGCGACGAATTTGTTCGGTGTTAAGCCCTAAGGCGGCACCCAGACGAAGTTTCATTTTGGCGGTGATAGGGCGTTTGCCGTTAATCATTTGAGAGAGCGAAGAAGGCTCTACGTTCAGGGATCTGGCAAACGATCTTAATGAGTAGCTGGGATTCAGTCGACATCTCTCTGTCAGTTCGGCCTGTAAAAGCTGACGGAAATTTGCGGCGACGATTTTTTTACGCTTTACTTTGAGAGTTTCCATAGCCGCACGGTTTATCATTCCAATAGAAAAACCTCCATTTTTTTGAAACAGAGTGTGTCAGCTTTTGCCACGGTAAAGATGGTAATTCCCTAAATTTAATCTAGGGAGCGTGGAAAAGCCCCGGATGGGGCTTTAGCGACACACATGTCCTTCATACTCATTGTTGCCAAGAAAGCAGCTGCAAGGCTGACCGAAGCGGTCGTAATATCCCATATCGCAATATGTGCCCCCACGTCGGATGCAGCAGTAACGTGACGTCGACTGAATGTCGGCCTCTGTGTTTGAGCCCTCGGAAGACATAACGACGGGTTGAGTGGTGACAGGAAGGCTAAACAAAGATCTTTCCTGCGCACTGGCGATCGCGGATACGAACAAAAGACTGCTTATTAAAAGCATTTTCATGAAAGTTCCTCCTTGAATATTTCGTATTATTCTTCAAAGCGCCATTACCAACAGCAATATGTAAAATGTGAAATAGCTCCGCGAAATTCCGAAGTGTGACCTAACAGAGCCGACCCTTTACGGCACTGAAAACGCTCTGGTCAGACCAGCTC contains these protein-coding regions:
- a CDS encoding DUF1904 domain-containing protein, which codes for MPHIRMRAIKTEVVSQMSFELPKILAAEMSTSEDNFTFEAVATQFFNMGKADASYPFIEVLWFARSQEVQNRCAEIITTKVKEAMKCDDVVVVFQVLEKTAYYENGKHF
- a CDS encoding carboxylesterase/lipase family protein; its protein translation is MKLFLFVLSTMMIGLQTIASPRLQISTGQLEGTFGAYDTEAFLGIPYASPPVGHLRWKAPRAVRAWKANLKAKELPSVCPQIGNYFSNVPSSQFGVPVGNEDCLYLNVWKPKASKEKLPVVFWIHGGSNFKGTASDPLYDGSYLAASAHVVFVSVNYRLGLLGAISSHYLDGNKWDRSGNFTTLDLVSALTWVQKNIEHFDGDINNVTIMGQSAGCMNVWGLLQTPLAKNLFHKAVCSAGLPNIYPRKLAESRATDFLETLILNRGLVDSKDEAADFLKTRSREWLRKFMSSLSTDEIIRAQHYSVPLQHFVDDFVFPVGLQETVLGKYHQVPLIIGSTDDEATYLIGSYFLKPSATELWNLIQNSPADLSVHDLIKVDANTYRATTASGSLAMSQTTDALSHLMRTHQDNVYKYTFKWKQTPSPWKEVFGAVHGMDAMFYLGNFETEKENFARFAWTKENKKSREELRATMSHYFRSFFWTGSPNLLLPKKLPPWEKEITFE
- a CDS encoding RNA polymerase sigma factor translates to MSAKTAESFHKLYEVHATKVRGLLFRLAGEGPLKDLTQETFMKAWEYRDKFRGESEASTWIFRIAYNCAVDYLRKNKKLEELPIIEVENSLESDLSNRQLVDLMLSSLSIENRAVVVLFYLEDQSIKEISEALSIPEGTVKSRLSQARTRMTELMARKGVQV
- a CDS encoding methyltransferase domain-containing protein, with translation MSKDTWNPQQYHKFVNERSQPFFDLMEMVDSKTSLRRVVDLGCGAGDLTETLHRTMHAQETLGFDTSDAMLEKAKNISVEGLHFKKESIENIGQHGKFDLIFSNAAIQWCENHPALYKELKDSLQPQGQLAVQMPMNHDYPTHILAVRMSEEEKWLKLLQGESYKQHLTMLTPEAYATLLFRLGFKEQKVLQRVYAHVMNSREDVISWVKGSLLTYFQSRLSADDFSDFTEEYKERLFHELPDDKPFFYPFKRILMWARL
- a CDS encoding VOC family protein, which produces MLQDILINIDVDNSERAVKFYTEALGFKIGRRFDSKFIELIGSSFSLFLLENETGTLPYPGAMAGRNYSRHWSPVHLDFVVSSIAESKKQVLSAGAKLETDIRIEPYGKLATFSDPFGHGFCLIEFTGRGYDEIKKL
- a CDS encoding OmpA family protein → MKTLILTAILCVGSFSYANQADQESTSSTMEFTREEAETAPRGLLPFIGLGGGYTGYDEDGSAEGTPATLKLLGSWYLQAPVVFDLGYGVNNQQFSQAGDNEDTAMTGGALEFAARYRWDSTRWQAGVVGNQFYEQGQDLGADQGDAHFVGLQALKEFNLSPSWLARLGARAMAMTNTVDNNVYMYLIDLQIGWNPSAYRTSVRTTENPVETEETIVEEVVEPARPVADVEPAAALGAVGLTALVEDESNIEFPTAKATVSPEDKEKLASIAGVLEENKDLYDRVEIHGYADSTGSEQFNQQLSEQRAEQVRSILQQNGLDDVDVAAVGKGTADSTGMQDSDRRAELIFIGVKDEAKLREALSTIE
- a CDS encoding TIGR02147 family protein gives rise to the protein METLKVKRKKIVAANFRQLLQAELTERCRLNPSYSLRSFARSLNVEPSSLSQMINGKRPITAKMKLRLGAALGLNTEQIRRLPSEDFPEEREPKNLTLDTFAAIADWYHYAILELTHVDGFQPNIAWIAQRLGITRTEANIAVERLFNLQLLKKTSQGQWLDTSDNGELTHLTPRQTSDAARTYQCQLLELSKKTVQEVPLDRRNHTSATFCFDPEDLPQAAQRITEFRRAFAREFKPKKSKEVFQIQISFFPLTKLKG
- a CDS encoding M24 family metallopeptidase, producing MSEAVRKIDIVRELMKAHDLEAVLLKGVDWFSWVTGGGNSVVIYTSEVGVAEVLITQEKAWVLTDAIERERLLNEEVPPIFALLAFPWENINSSQDFVHQHLKISRCASDRPSSRELPLHFDFHKAKMTLGDDEVERYRKLGKDAAEAMTEALSFATPEWTEFDVASEGARSLLRRGIDPTLVMVGSHRRMQIYRHPIATEEKIGDAAMMVFCARQGGLYANLTRFVYFRKLKDEEKRHHQHVMEVENAVLKACLKKPSMSSLYQVLKSSYTQRGYPEEVHRHHQGGLTGYLSREHVARPESPEDFRIFDSCAVAWNPTLPGAKIEDTILVNDKGLEILTVDERWPTQEYEGLRRPQPWIKEP